In Lactuca sativa cultivar Salinas chromosome 5, Lsat_Salinas_v11, whole genome shotgun sequence, the DNA window TTACTTGTTTTTCGAGCCCCCGTTATAGGTTCTATCCATATATGTTCTGATCGACAACTCATACTTGATCCAGTTGATTTTTTTGGAATTGAGAGAATACCCCAAATGAATTAGACTTTAGTCCTTTTTTTTTCCGAAGTAACTCGCATCAACTAGCACTAGTTTGATGTGATCCTTTAGGAGTAATTCATTAAATTCGTTAGATCTAAACTAATAACATACCCTTCGTACGATCTCACTAAAGATAGCCAAATAGATAGACCAACTTTACAGTTCAGCTATCCGTCAATTCGGGTCTATTTGAAAATAGCTAGAATCCATTGATCCCTATAGCATTTTCTGGAGACATAAGAGTTTTTCGGCGGAAGCCGCTTATACCATATTTTGCTAAATAGATATCTGTGTTATGATACAAGCgtcagttttgaaaaaaaaaatagatgagaTTTTGTGCCATCGGCTCTAAACAATCTTGTTTTTTTGAACATGAAGAAATAAAGAAGCCATTGCGATTGCCGGAAATACTAGGCCTACTAAAGGCACCAAAACAGAGGGAAAGTTAAGAGTTGTCATAGAATGGCTACCTCGATTTACTATTTGTAcctgttattattatttatattttatatttataatataaagaTATCTTATTATATATAAAGATATCTTATTATAATTTGATAATTCTAAATtggaattattattattacttaatAGCTATTAAGTATAAATATAAGTATCTATCTAAGTGAGTATATAATGTAGTTTTTGATctttctacatgaaagatttGAAAGGATATGGATGAGatattattttcttcattttttgctCTTGTCTTCGAATTTCATTTACTAAGCAAAAAGTTTCTTAAAAATTAATTAGATTCTATTTATATTGAATATATTGAAGGGTTTGTTAGAATCCCATCCATCAGGGATTCTTAGTCAAAATAGGATTATCGTAagatataaaaaaaagaaaaaattctatattttatagattttcattatatatgacgAGAAGAGTATATTTTTTTGATTTGCCTAATTTCACGAAAATAAGAATTTCATCTTTTATCTTGTTAATAGAGGCTTCTTGATCAATAATCAGGAATATAGAAAAAGGGGCGGATTTTCTGTGACTTTTTATTCTTTATATAATTAGATCTTATGCCAACAAAGAAAACCCCATTCGTCTAATTTTAACTTGGATTCCgataaacaagtaaataaaaatcGATTTCAAcgccattttttttttattttttgttagttTAGCCAATTTATCATAAAAGGTAAAAGGGGGTAAAGGAACCATGTGTTGATTGCCCTCTAAATTTAAATTTTCTTCTTTGGTATGTAAAAAGGGAATCAATAAATCAATCAAATTCCGGGAGGCTTCATAAAGTGCTTCTTTAGGAGTTAAACTTCCATTTGTCCATATTTCGAGAAATAGTATCTCTTTGTTACCATTttcataagaatgaatactatgatTCGCATTTCGAACAGGCATGAATACAGGATCTATAGGATAACTTCCATCTTGAAAGGTATTTGGCGCTTTTATAAGATATCCGCGATTCTTCTCTATCTGTAATCCAATAACCAACTCAATGGGTTCCGTCAAGCTAGCTATATGCTGTGTATTATCGAGGATTTCTACATAAGGCGGTAAGATGATATCTTGAGCAGTTACATATCCGGGGCCCCTGACACAAATAGACGCCTCACAAGTTGCATAGAGATTACTTCTCAATACGATttcttttaaattcattaaaatttcatgtactgattcttgaataCCCATTATGGTAGAATATTCGTGTGATATTTTCTCAGATTTTGCGCGTGTGATACATGTTCCTTCGATTTCTCCAAGCAAAGCTCTTCGCATAGCAATGCCTATTGTGTCTGCTTGACCTTTCATAAGCGGAGACAGAATAAAGCGCCCATAAAGAAGACGCTTACTGTCTGCTGCTGATTCAACACACTTCCACTGTAGTGTCCGAGTAGATACTGTTATTTTCTCTCGAaccataataatattatttgatcagATCATTGAATCATTtatttctcttgtttctcttcctttGTTTCTCTTGCTATTGAAATATCTTCAATTTTTATTTCTACACACGTCTTTTTTTCGGGGGTCTACAGCCATTATGTGGCATAGGGGTTACATCCCGTACGAAAGTTAATAGTATACCACTTCTGCGAATAGCTCGTAATGCTGCGTCTCTTCCGAGACCGGGACCTTTAATCATGACTTCTGCTCGTTGCATACCTTGATCTACTACTGCACGAATAGCATGTCCTGCTGCGGTTTGAGCAGCAAATGGCGTCCCTCTTTTTGTACCTCGGAAGCCAGAAGTACCGGCAGAGGACCAAGAAACCACTCGCCCCCGTACATCTGTAACAGTCACAATGGTATTATTGAAACTTGCTTGAATATGAATAACCCCCTTTGGTATTTTACGTGTACTCTTACGTGAACCAATACGTCCACGTGAACCTTTTTTCGGTATAGCTTTTGCCATATTTTATCATCTCATAAATTTGAGTCAGAGATATATGGATATATCCATTTCATGTCAAAACAGATCCCCTTCTTATTTTTATATCGGGTCTTTAACAAGGCTGATTATCCTTGTCTTTGTTTATGTCTTGGGTTGGAACAAATTACTCTAATTCGTCCCCGACGACGGATTAGTCGACATTTTTCACAAATTTTACGAACAGAAGCTCTTATTTTCATATTTCCCACTCCTTACTTTAATTTTGAATCcactttttggaagaaaataagtTTCTTGAAATTTTCTATTTTGAATCGTATTCCTACGAAATAAATAGTGAAGTTGAAAAAACACCTAATCTTTCGAATCTTTGTTTCGGAGTCGATAAATTATACGACCTCTGGTTGAATCATAACGACTTACTTCAATTTTGACTCTATCTCCTGGCAGTATCCGTATAAAACTACGTCGGATCTTTCCTGAAACATAACCTAGAATCATATCTTCATTATCTAAACGAACCCGGAACATGCCGTTGGGAAGCGATTCAGTAATTAAACCTTCATGAATCCATTTTTGTTCTTTCATTACAGGTAAAACCCCCTTGAAGTATCAACTAGTGGAGGAAGAACCCTATTAGACAACCCACcccttctcttttctttttcacaaataagaagTTTCGTATTGAATTCGGATATTAGAAGgattaccatatataacacaaAATTTCTCCGCCTATTCTTTCTAGTCGAGCCTCTCGGTCTGTCATTATACCCTGAGAGGTAGAAAGAATTACAATCCCCATCCCACCTAAAATTCTAGGAATTCTTTGATAGTTAGAATAGATTCGTAGACCCGGCCGACTGATccgttttaaatttaaaagatttcTATAAGTCCTTTTCCTATTCCGTCTATGTCGTAGGGTTAAAACCAAAAAAGATTTGTTGTTTTCTCGATGTTTTCTCACGTTTTCGATAAAACCCTCTCGTAAAAGTATTTTAACAATACTTTGGCTGATATTAGTAGATGCTACTCGAACCACGCTTTTTCTATACATATCGGCATTTCGTATAGAGGTTATTATGTCAGCAATAGTATCACTACCcatgattaattaaaattattggtGCCTCCAAATTTGGATATAATCAacatgtttttcttttttttttttacgtatTTGTTTATGAATATTAATTTTGAAAGGTATATACGTGAGACAAAATCTACTAAATGAATCttaatatatttcttttttttaaatacccTACTATAACCATATCGTGCTCTGATTTTATAATACCTATAATACCTCAGGGGCTAATGAAACTATTTTAGTAAAATTGAACTGTCTCAATTCTCGGGCAATCGCACCAAAAACTCGCGTTCCTTTTGGATTTCCTTCTTGATCAATCACAACTGCGGCATTGTCATCATATCGTATTATCATACCGTTGTCACGTTTAAGTTCTTTACAAGTACGGACAATTACAGCTCTGACCACTTCTGATCTTTCTAGAGGCATGTTTGGAACTGCGTCTTTGATCACAGCAACAATAACGTCACCAATATGAGCATATCGGCGATTGCTAGCTCCTATGATTCGAATACACATCAATTCTCGAGCCCCGCTGTTATCTGCTACATTCAAATGGGTCTGAGGTTGAatcatatcattttttttatctGTTTTTTACAATACAAAGGTCGAAGAAAAAAAGAAATATTGTTTGTCCAAAAAAAGAAACCCGCACCCGCTATTTTTTTTACCCAAGGCCTATTTCTTTTTTATCCCGAAATGATGAATTGAGCTCGTATAGGCATTTTGGACGCTGCTATTGAAATAGCCCTTCTGGCTATATTTTCTGTTACTCCACCCATTTCATAAAGTATTCGACCTGGTTTAACAACAGCTACCCAATATTCGGGAGAGCCTTTACCTGAACCCATACGTGTTTCTGCGGGTCTTACTGTAACTGGTTTATCTGGAAATATACGGACCCATAtagaggcatccacattattggttctAGTCTCTTGaagctccaaggaatcaactgcaagcaaaaggtatgtcattcaacTAGATTCTTGCATTGTatatacttcatattatgctagttaggatgaaaccttggaatattgaatatttgcatgtataatagagaatacATAGATCgaaggtttatagggttgtatATACACTATAGGactgttaggatgctcaaaacccatcagtggtatgaaAGAATGGGCTTGTTttctttatacttgatgcaaactgctgAAAAATCTTGAATTTCTGAACTCTGCCCagttgactcgtcaagtccctcatggaactcgacgagtccatgcatatattcaaccaactcgccgagtcagtacatgcattcgacgagttggtagacctgagtgc includes these proteins:
- the LOC122198259 gene encoding 30S ribosomal protein S11, chloroplastic translates to MAKAIPKKGSRGRIGSRKSTRKIPKGVIHIQASFNNTIVTVTDVRGRVVSWSSAGTSGFRGTKRGTPFAAQTAAGHAIRAVVDQGMQRAEVMIKGPGLGRDAALRAIRRSGILLTFVRDVTPMPHNGCRPPKKRRV
- the LOC128126440 gene encoding 50S ribosomal protein L14, chloroplastic; this encodes MIQPQTHLNVADNSGARELMCIRIIGASNRRYAHIGDVIVAVIKDAVPNMPLERSEVVRAVIVRTCKELKRDNGMIIRYDDNAAVVIDQEGNPKGTRVFGAIARELRQFNFTKIVSLAPEVL
- the LOC128134249 gene encoding 50S ribosomal protein L16, chloroplastic-like, giving the protein MTYLLLAVDSLELQETRTNNVDASIWVRIFPDKPVTVRPAETRMGSGKGSPEYWVAVVKPGRILYEMGGVTENIARRAISIAASKMPIRAQFIISG
- the LOC122198258 gene encoding DNA-directed RNA polymerase subunit alpha; this encodes MVREKITVSTRTLQWKCVESAADSKRLLYGRFILSPLMKGQADTIGIAMRRALLGEIEGTCITRAKSEKISHEYSTIMGIQESVHEILMNLKEIVLRSNLYATCEASICVRGPGYVTAQDIILPPYVEILDNTQHIASLTEPIELVIGLQIEKNRGYLIKAPNTFQDGSYPIDPVFMPVRNANHSIHSYENGNKEILFLEIWTNGSLTPKEALYEASRNLIDLLIPFLHTKEENLNLEGNQHMVPLPPFTFYDKLAKLTKNKKKMALKSIFIYLFIGIQVKIRRMGFSLLA